One window of the Eucalyptus grandis isolate ANBG69807.140 chromosome 6, ASM1654582v1, whole genome shotgun sequence genome contains the following:
- the LOC104448492 gene encoding uncharacterized exonuclease domain-containing protein At3g15140 translates to MAASSLSRVVLPLSRVSPRRFPSLSPSLSSSSSSSSLSAPRAFSLSASSLSPAPHMSSPPQPARPEQPPSTGTHAPGAGRWRPMCLYHAQGKCTMMDDPLHLEKFNHNAARDLQVSAADLEHVCPQDLDHFLVLDLEGKVEILEFPVLIIDAKSLSVIDLFHRFVRPSQMSETRVNEYIEGKYGKFGVDRVWHDTAIPFEEVIGEFETWLAQHHLWAKEQGGKLNRAAFVTCGNWDLKTKVPQQCKVSRIKLPGYFMEWINLKDVYLNFYHREARGMMSMMRQLDISVLGSHHLGLDDTKNIARVLQRMLVNGAVMRITAWRSPKSPDRVQFAYQNRI, encoded by the exons ATGGCTGCTTCATCTCTTTCCCGAGTCGTCCTTCCTCTGTCTAGGGTTTCGCCTCGTcgcttcccttctctctccccctccctctcctcctcctcctcctcctcctccctctctgcACCTCGCGCGTTCAGTCTCTccgcttcctctctctcccccgctCCCCACATGTCGAGCCCGCCCCAACCCGCGCGCCCCGAGCAGCCGCCGTCCACGGGCACTCACGCTCCCGGCGCCGGTCGCTGGAGGCCGATGTGTTTGTACCACGCCCAGGGGAAGTGCACCATG ATGGATGATCCTCTCCATCTCGAGAAGTTTAATCACAATGCTGCCAGAGATCTTCAAGTTAGTGCTGCTGACCTTGAGCACGTGTGCCCTCAAGACCTGGATCATTTTTTGGTGCTTGATTTGGAAGGAAAAGTCGAGATTCTGGAATTTCCAGTCTTGATAATTGATGCTAAATCACTGAGCGTCATAGATTTGTTTCACAG GTTTGTAAGGCCATCACAGATGTCTGAGACTAGAGTAAACGAGTATATTGAaggaaaatatggaaaatttgGGGTTGATCG TGTCTGGCATGATACAGCAATACCATTTGAAGAAGTCATTGGTGAATTTGAAACTTGGTTGGCTCAACATCATCTTTGGGCTAAAGAGCAAGGAGGCAAGCTTAATCGGGCAGCATTTGTAACTTG CGGAAATTGGGATTTGAAGACTAAGGTCCCTCAGCAATGCAAAGTCTCGAGGATAAAACTTCCTGGATATTTCATGGAATGGATCAATCTGAAGGATGTCTATCTAAACTTCTACCACAGAGAG GCCAGAGGGATGATGTCAATGATGAGGCAACTAGATATATCGGTCTTGGGAAGTCACCATCTTGGACTCGATGATACCAAGAACATAGCGAGGGTGTTGCAACGCATGCTTGTCAATGGTGCCGTTATGAGGATCACTGCATGGAGGAGCCCCAAGTCTCCTGATAGAGTTCAATTTGCATACCAAAATCGTATATAA
- the LOC104448487 gene encoding D-amino-acid transaminase, chloroplastic has translation MASCDASADKKPDASEIGNAGDSKVHVFSSSSELLDKLHEKWSSVKKQPYPAMYSSVFGGIILDPAMMVIPIDDHMVHRGHGVFDTAIILDGCLYELDVHLDRFLRSASNAKISSPFSQSTLRSILIQLTVASQCKKGTLRYWLSAGPGDFLLSPAGCPTSAFYAVVIDEDFSQCKEGVKVITSTIPMKSPLFATMKNVNYLPNVLSKLEAEEQGAFASVWVDDEGYVAEGPNVNVAFVTHKKELILPVFDKILSGCTAKRLLQLAPKLVEQGLLKSVKTANIIVEEAKGAAEMMYVGSTLPLLPIIMWDDQPIGDGKVGELTMALSDLVWEDMAAGPETQRLRVPYA, from the exons CTGCTCGATAAGCTGCATGAGAAGTGGAGTTCAGTTAAAAAGCAGCCGTACCCTGCAATGTATTCAAGCGTTTTTGGTGGAATAATACTCGATCCAGCTATGATGGTCATACCAATTGATGATCACATGGTTCATAGAGGTCATGGCGTCTTTGATACAGCAATCATTTTGGATGG ATGCCTCTATGAACTGGATGTCCATTTGGATCGCTTCCTTAGATCAGCATCAAATGCAAAAatctcctctcctttttctcaGTCCACCCTCCGAAGCATTCTCATACAATTGACTGTGGCGTCACAATGCAAGAAAGGAACTCTGAGATACTGGTTAAGTGCTGGCCCTGGGGATTTTCTGCTCTCACCTGCTGGTTGCCCGACCTCTGCTTTCTATGCTGTGGTCATCGACGAAGACTTCTCTCAATGCAAAGAGGGAGTGAAAGTCATAACTTCCACGATCCCCATGAAATCACCTCTATTCGCGACCATGAAGAATGTGAATTACCTACCGAACGTGCTTTCCAAATTGGAAGCTGAAGAGCAGGGAGCATTCGCTTCTGTTTGGGTTGATGATGAAGGTTATGTTGCAGAAGGACCGAACGTAAACGTGGCTTTTGTAACGCACAAGAAAGAGCTGATCTTGCCCGTATTTGATAAGATCCTCAGCGGCTGCACCGCCAAAAGGCTTCTTCAGCTGGCTCCGAAACTGGTTGAGCAGGGGCTGCTCAAGAGTGTGAAAACTGCCAATATCATTGTGGAGGAAGCCAAAGGCGCAGCCGAGATGATGTATGTGGGAAGCACCCTTCCCCTGTTGCCAATTATCATGTGGGATGACCAACCGATTGGAGATG GGAAGGTGGGAGAACTAACAATGGCACTTTCGGATCTGGTTTGGGAAGATATGGCGGCCGGTCCGGAAACACAGAGGTTACGCGTTCCATATGCATAG
- the LOC104448490 gene encoding E3 SUMO-protein ligase MMS21, whose translation MASTSASRAGGVAGRIRHAAVTLQDDNQALVAEILKAFRMLKEIAVALEKDNETQKVKELENAAVELLQTYEDCTHLSTAIKSVGDTYEPGAELTDFGKLFDNEIAKQNSNSSTDPQNHPLIRQFREAVWDVHHRGQPMPGEEQDDVVMTSTQGNLLNVTCPLSGKPVTKLLAPVRSVECKHIYEKEVILHHIRSKGGNSKCPIGGCPKVLSADKVSCDPVLLYEIEEMRKRNAGTEVVEDFTALGEEGDDSDCC comes from the exons ATGGCGTCGACATCGGCGTCGCGGGCTGGCGGCGTCGCCGGACGGATCCGGCACGCCGCCGTGACGCTCCAGGACGACAATCAAGCTCTCGTCGCG GAAATTCTGAAGGCGTTCCGCATGTTAAAGGAAATTGCCGTTGCTCTGGAGAAAGACAACGAGACTCAAAAG GTGAAAGAACTTGAAAATGCCGCTGTGGAGTTGCTGCAAACTTATGAAGATTGTACACATTTGTCAACAGCCATCAAATCTGTTGGTGATACATATGAGCCTGGTGCTGAG CTAACTGATTTTGGTAAGCTGTTTGACAACGAGATTGCAAAgcaaaattcaaattcatcaaCAGATCCACAAAACCACCCATTAATACGCCAATTTAGGGAAGCAGTGTGG GATGTTCATCATCGTGGCCAGCCTATGCCTGGTGAAGAGCAGGATGATGTCGTCATGACCAGTACCCAGGGCAATCTTTTGAATGTCACTTGCCCATTGAGTGGAAAGCCAGTTACCAAATTGTTGGCTCCTGTTCGCAG TGTGGAGTGCAAGCATATATATGAAAAAGAGGTTATCTTGCATCATATCAGGTCCAAGGGTGGGAACTCAAAGTGTCCTATTGGAG GTTGCCCTAAGGTACTGTCAGCAGATAAAGTGAGTTGCGACCCTGTGTTACTTTACGAAATCGAGGAGATGCGCAAACGGAATGCCGGGACTGAAGTCGTCGAAGATTTCACTGCGCTTGGTGAAGAAGGAGATGATTCTGACTGTTGTTGA
- the LOC104448488 gene encoding uncharacterized protein At4g28440 encodes MATTPPEEPPPPPPPQPQPQPQQNPPAGAAKPGLRKPVFTKVDQLKPGTNGHTLTVKVIESNPVSSQLRHARIAECVVGDETGTIVFTARNDQVDLLKTGATVILRNAKIDMFKGSMRLAVDKWGRVEVTEPADFTVKEDNNLSMIEYELVNVADE; translated from the exons ATGGCGACGACGCCCCCCGaagagccgccgccgccgccgccgccgcagccgcagccgcagccgcagcagAACCCACCGGCCGGCGCGGCGAAGCCCGGCCTGAGGAAGCCCGTGTTCACCAAGGTCGACCAGCTCAAGCCCGGCACCAACGGCCACACCCTGACCGTCAAGGTGATCGAGTCTAACCCCGTTTCCTCGCAGCTCCGCCACGCGCGGATCGCCGAGTGCGTCGTCGGGGACGAGACCGGCACCATCGTCTTCACCGCCCGGAACGATCAAG TTGATTTGTTGAAGACTGGTGCTACTGTGATTTTGCGCAATGCAAAGATCGATATGTTCAAGGGTTCAATGAGGCTAGCAGTTGATAAATGGGGCCGTGTCGAAGTCACAGAACCTGCAGATTTCACAGTAAAGGAGGACAACAATCTCTCCATGATTGAATATGAGCTGGTAAATGTTGCGGACGAGTAG
- the LOC104448493 gene encoding uncharacterized protein LOC104448493, giving the protein MPLPSTPLPSSTPSLPPPLTKSSMFLGLKSLASSSSNGRSKALMPPSCKSLPLDLYDLPVDASRRGRGGGGGGGEEAAAASGGAGSELRRSSRARRAPVLLDASPPPPKKRRKLGKKGRLRGEKNARALSRPVKEDESENWEEEETPGTWRSRLRSRRRVGFGRNKERNSPRRKLFVEMDAVEKECERIEGVLTEGKVEMVDEIEEPEVERLPKVKFKRKRKFSMAGASRTRDIALVSEKMDGTRDNETRDEGNDCGEVMMPLEDEMLDIREDDKADVSAKDLVVEKPEELSDGNQAEGDRAVNDCVTVTDDVEQGECMDESVMVDLNEVVADLSINDVRGGPHDGENANLVKPDERLMEGGGNTKEDKITSQYSGERPMHSRIKEGRRCGLCGGGTDGKPPKRLTHEIGESENEASNGSSASDEPNYDIWDGFADEPGWLGRLLGPINDRYGIAGTWVHQQCAVWSPECFQVYFAGVGCLKNVRAALCRGRALKCSRCGRPGATIGCRVDRCPKTYHLPCARADGCIFDHRKFLIACIDHRHIFQPFGSKMADRIKRMKAKKMKMEFRKLCNDAWRKDIETEEKWLENCGEDEEFLRRESKRLQRDLMRISPVYIGGTDKESQKLFAGWESVAGLQDVIRCMKEVVLLPLLYPEFFDNLGITPPRGVLLHGYPGTGKTLVVRSLIGSCAQGDKRIAYFARKGADCLGKYVGDAERQLRLLFHVAEKCQPSIIFFDEIDGLAPCRTKQSDQTHSSVVSTLLALLDGLKSRGSVVVIGATNRPDAVDPALRRPGRFDREIYFPLPSLEDRAAILSLHTQKWPKPVSGSLLRWIAGKTAGFAGADLQALCTQAAIIALKRNFPLQDVLSAAGKNSCSERVPLPSFAVEERDWLEALYSSPPPCSRREAGIAATDIASSSLPCHLIPCLLQPLSTLLVSLYLDEHVSLPPALSEAAAGVKNVIFSALDRKKLPNHLWRSHLHSLIQEADVGEEIERQLSSADIVIGKSASTGSDAFGVGENHENMNSETSVTYNCSSRTGSVRNVPFSSRKKSGYRVLISGSPRSGQRHLASCLLHCYVGNVEVHKLDLAIASLEGHGDVVQGLTQILMKCANVGSSVVFMPRIDLWAVQMHQQVSDDEDNSTTFDDQSPVKKTSCSIDTQVRKTKITSNMQNSNSTAGDGCQSSSQSPSHAWSSFAEQVNAICVNTSLVILATSDVPHAQLPSGIQQFFGCDVQDSSQCTSLERTLPRFTLQIDGSMNYDMVVNRCAAELSMIVAQQFVQLFYQKAHKHPILNNETSAPTGDKKQTPNNNLDRPSEELDPRTQNADDSVPRPSPLLNKRNLKGKSSLMLGISTLGYQILRYPHFAELCWVTSKLKEGPVADISGPWKGWPFNSCIARPSNTLEKMAVPCNPDNIKSKEGSLLVRGIAAVGLLAYRGLYTSAKEVAFEIRRVLELLVGQISVKVQAGKDRYQYVQLLSQVSYLEDIVNSWAFSFQSLEVDAQVTQANPVLSTMASSANNLQLEEHQPPISGSSSPEARVLEETQRDSAAENVDPSVCNKENGDSGLHDFKERVGLLQDDIIENISLFGNSTPNEHPCSSIPAGTPVGKSLIECNGMNATTQLESPGESTSIRDVAQSLNHPYHSVSADDVVLSKDGPCPSGQMGGATYSGSSRGKDHIKDLASKDNSTLSSDGVPDSDNSSSGNFSPCKNINTLADSMAVCLYRCCSVCMSSLHDVMRKLLIHETGLSKNSWNVEDVHDMVASLSVDLVSAVRQEFSNVSSLFGEIQGNSVLCPDATTCDCNSPGCRLSVLVECAFHSTEGGVSESVNNDRSSPFGQTVEFVFRNGVLISTNHDRDVVCHCKLESFCLSSLMELMLSAKQLPRCPGEKMLGLGSIEVASLLCSLVKCYL; this is encoded by the exons ATGCCCCTTCCCTCCACACCCCTCCCCTCCTCAACGCCCTCCCTGCCACCGCCGCTGACAAAGTCATCAATGTTCCTTGGCTTGAAGAGCTTGGCGTCGTCGAGCTCCAATGGAAGGTCCAAAGCTCTGATGCCTCCATCCTGTAAATCTCTACCTCTCGATCTTTACGATCTCCCTGTGGAT GCCAGCCGCCggggacgaggaggaggaggaggcggcggggaggaggcggcggcggcgtcgggagGAGCCGGTTCCGAGCTTCGGCGGAGCTCGAGGGCGCGCCGAGCTCCGGTGTTGCTGGACGCGTCGCCTCCGCCCCCGAAGAAGAGGCGGAAGCTCGGCAAGAAGGGGAGATTGAGGGGTGAGAAGAATGCGAGGGCGTTGTCTCGACCGGTGAAGGAGGATGAGTCGGAGAATTGGGAAGAGGAAGAGACTCCGGGGACTTGGAGGTCGAGGCTGAGATCCAGGAGGAGAGTCGGCTTTGGGCGAAACAAGGAGAGAAATTCTCCCAGGAGAAAGCTTTTTGTGGAAATGGATGCGGTAGAAAAGGAATGTGAGAGGATAGAGGGAGTTTTGACGGAGGGGAAAGTTGAAATGGTTGACGAGATAGAGGAACCGGAAGTTGAGCGCCTACCAAAGGTAAAATTCAAGAGAAAGCGGAAGTTTAGCATGGCAGGTGCTTCTAGGACCAGAGATATAGCCCTAGTTTCTGAGAAGATGGATGGCACCCGGGATAATGAAACAAGGGACGAAGGGAATGACTGTGGAGAAGTAATGATGCCTTTAGAAGATGAAATGCTTGATATCCGTGAGGATGACAAAGCAGATGTTAGTGCCAAGGACTTGGTTGTGGAAAAACCGGAAGAGCTGTCTGATGGTAATCAAGCAGAGGGAGATCGTGCTGTCAATGACTGCGTAACAGTTACTGATGATGTTGAACAAGGGGAGTGCATGGACGAATCTGTAATGGTTGATTTGAATGAGGTGGTTGCTGACTTATCAATCAATGACGTAAGAGGAGGCCCCCATGACGGTGAAAATGCGAATTTGGTCAAGCCTGATGAGAGGCTTATGGAAGGTGGAGGGAACACGAAAGAGGATAAAATTACCTCTCAGTATTCTGGTGAAAGGCCCATGCATTCACGGATCAAAGAGGGAAGACGGTGTGGATTATGTGGAGGTGGTACTGATGGTAAGCCTCCAAAGAGGTTAACACATGAAATAGGTGAAAGCGAAAATGAGGCATCCAACGGCTCTTCAGCGTCTGATGAACCAAACTATGACATATGGGATGGTTTTGCCGATGAACCAGGGTGGCTTGGACGTCTTTTAGGTCCCATAAATGATCGATATGGCATTGCTGGGACGTGGGTTCATCAGCAGTGCGCTGTTTGGAGTCCAGAG TGTTTTCAGGTGTACTTTGCTGGTGTTGGATGCTTGAAAAATGTGAGGGCTGCGCTTTGTAGAGGAAGGGCACTGAAATGCAGCCGCTGTGGAAGACCTGGAGCAACAATTGGATGCCGTGTTGATCGGTGTCCCAAAACTTACCACTTG CCTTGTGCTCGAGCTGATGGTTGCATCTTTGATCATCGAAAATTTCTCATAGCTTGCATTGATCATCGTCATATTTTCCAACCTTTTGGTAGTAAGATGGCAGATCGGATAAAGAGAATGAAAGCtaagaaaatgaagatggaaTTCAGGAAGCTATGTAATGATGCTTGGCGGAAGGATATTGAGACAGAAGAGAAATGGTTGGAAAATTGtggtgaagatgaagaattcTTGAGAAGAGAGAGCAAGAGGCTTCAACGAGATTTGATGAGAATCTCGCCTGTCTACATCGGAGGCACAGATAAAGAGAGTCAAAAACTGTTTGCAGGTTGGGAATCTGTTGCAGGCCTTCAAGATGTCATCAGATGCATGAAGGAGGTTGTCTTATTACCCCTTCTGTATCCTGAATTCTTTGATAACTTGGGCATTACACCTCCTAGAGGAGTCCTTTTGCATGGTTATCCTGGAACGGGTAAAACTCTTGTAGTGCGTTCCTTAATAGGTTCGTGTGCTCAAGGTGATAAACGAATAGCATATTTTGCCAGGAAAGGTGCAGATTGCTTAGGAAAATATGTTGGTGATGCTGAACGGCAGCTGAGGCTTTTGTTCCATGTTGCTGAAAAATGTCAACCTTCCATAATATTCTTTGATGAGATAGATGGATTAGCACCATGCCGCACAAAGCAGTCAGATCAGACACATAGTTCGGTAGTATCAACTCTCCTTGCTTTATTAGATGGTTTAAAGTCTCGTGGCTCAGTTGTAGTTATAGGTGCCACCAATCGGCCTGATGCTGTTGATCCAGCACTTAGGCGCCCTGGGAGGTTTGACAGGGAAATATATTTCCCATTGCCATCTTTAGAAGATAGGGCTGCCATTCTGTCACTTCACACTCAGAAGTGGCCAAAACCAGTTTCAGGTTCTTTGTTAAGGTGGATTGCTGGAAAGACGGCTGGATTTGCTGGTGCTGATCTGCAGGCTCTGTGTACACAGGCTGCTATTATTGCTTTGAAGCGGAACTTTCCTTTACAAGATGTCTTATCCGCTGCTGGAAAGAATTCTTGCAGTGAACGGGTACCTCTTCCTTCATTTGCAGTTGAGGAGAGAGATTGGTTGGAGGCTCTATATAGTTCCCCACCTCCATGCTCTCGTAGAGAAGCAGGAATAGCTGCTACCGACATAGCATCATCCTCTCTTCCATGCCACCTCATCCCTTGCCTGCTACAGCCACTATCTACGCTGCTTGTCTCTCTTTATCTTGATGAACATGTTTCTTTGCCTCCTGCTCTTTCTGAAGCTGCGGCTGGAGTTAAAAACGTGATATTTTCTGCATTGGATAGAAAGAAATTGCCTAATCATCTCTGGCGGTCTCATTTGCATTCTCTCATACAAGAAGCTGATGTTGGTGAGGAGATTGAAAGACAACTTTCCTCGGCAGatattgttataggcaaatCTGCTTCTACTGGTTCTGATGCTTTTGGTGTTGGAGAgaatcatgaaaatatgaactCTGAAACTTCTGTGACCTACAACTGCAGCAGTCGTACTGGTTCAGTGAGGAATGTGCCTTTCTCATCGAGGAAAAAATCTGGATATCGAGTTTTAATTTCTGGAAGTCCTAGATCTGGTCAGCGGCATCTTGCTTCTTGCCTCCTTCACTGTTATGTTGGGAATGTTGAAGTCCATAAGCTTGATTTGGCTATAGCTTCACTAGAAGGACATGGAGATGTGGTGCAAGGGCTAACGCAGATATTGA TGAAATGTGCCAATGTGGGTTCTAGTGTTGTATTTATGCCGAGGATAGATCTTTGGGCTGTGCAGATGCATCAGCAAGTTTCTGATGACGAAGACAATTCAACTACATTTGATGATCAGTCACCAGTGAAGAAAACAAGCTGCTCCATAGATACTCAAGTACGCAAGACAAAAATCACATCTAATATGCAAAACAGCAACTCAACTGCAGGGGACGGATGTCAAAGTTCTTCCCAGAGCCCCTCACATGCCTGGAGCTCTTTTGCGGAGCAGGTCAATGCAATTTGTGTGAATACATCCCTGGTGATTTTG GCTACTTCTGATGTTCCTCATGCTCAACTTCCCAGTGGAATACAACAGTTCTTTGGCTGTGATGTACAAGATAGCAGTCAATGTACCTCCTTGGAGCGCACTTTACCAAGATTCACTTTGCAAATTGATGGCAGTATGAATTATGACATGGTGGTAAATCGGTGTGCTGCAGAATTGTCAATGATAGTTGCTCAGCAGTTTGTGCAGTTGTTTTATCAAAAAGCTCACAAACACCCTATTCTCAATAATGAAACTTCTGCTCCAACTGGAGATAAAAAACAAACTCCAAATAACAACCTAGATCGTCCATCAGAAGAGCTTGACCCTAGAACACAAAATGCTGATGATTCTGTGCCAAGACCATCTCCGCTTTTGAACAAGCGTAATCTGAAGGGGAAATCGAGTTTGATGTTGGGGATATCAACACTTGGCTATCAAATACTCAGATATCCTCATTTTGCTGAACTTTGTTGGGTTACCTCAAAGTTGAAAGAAGGCCCTGTTGCTGACATAAGTGGACCTTGGAAGGGCTGGCCATTTAATTCCTGTATTGCTCGCCCTAGTAACACATTAGAGAAAATGGCTGTTCCTTGTAATCCTGACAACATCAAAAGCAAAGAAGGATCCCTTTTAGTCAGAGGGATAGCAGCAGTTGGTTTGTTGGCATACAGAGGGTTGTACACTTCAGCAAAAGAAGTTGCTTTTGAGATTCGCAGGGTTCTTGAGCTCTTAGTAGGGCAGATAAGTGTCAAGGTCCAGGCTGGGAAAGATCGATATCAGTATGTTCAACTTTTGTCCCAAGTTTCTTATCTGGAAGATATTGTTAATAGTTGGGCATTTTCATTTCAAAG ttTAGAGGTGGATGCCCAAGTTACACAAGCAAACCCTGTTCTGTCAACCATGGCATCTTCAGCTAATAATCTTCAACTTGAGGAACATCAGCCACCCATCTCTGGCAGCAGTTCCCCTGAAGCCAGAGTTTTGGAAGAAACTCAGCGAGATTCTGCTGCTGAAAATGTTGATCCATCTGTGTGCAACAAAGAGAATGGTGACTCTGGGCTTCATGATTTTAAAGAAAGAGTTGGACTTTTACAGGATGACattatagaaaatatttccttGTTTGGAAACTCCACTCCGAACGAACACCCTTGTAGTTCCATTCCTGCTGGCACTCCTGTTGGTAAATCATTGATTGAGTGCAATGGGATGAATGCAACAACTCAGCTTGAAAGCCCTGGAGAATCTACTAGTATACGTGATGTGGCTCAGTCGTTAAATCATCCCTACCATTCAGTATCAGCAGATGATGTTGTGCTTTCTAAGGATGGTCCTTGCCCTTCAGGGCAAATGGGTGGAGCCACCTATTCTGGCTCTAGCAGAGGAAAAGACCATATAAAGGATTTGGCCTCAAAAGACAACAGCACTTTGTCTTCTGATGGTGTCCCAGATTCCGATAATTCCTCATCAGGCAATTTTTCTCCATGCAAAAACATCAACACTCTTGCTGACTCTATGGCTGTATGTCTGTACCGCTGTTGCTCTGTCTGCATGAGTTCACTCCATGACGTGATGCGAAAACTTCTCATTCATGAAACAGGTTTAAGTAAGAACAGCTGGAACGTAGAGGACGTTCATGACATGGTTGCATCCTTGTCTGTGGATCTTGTTTCAGCAGTTAGGCAAGAGTTTTCTAATGTTAGCAGTTTATTTGGTGAAATTCAGGGGAATTCGGTTCTATGTCCAGATGCAACCACATGTGATTGCAATAGTCCAGGGTGTCGATTGAGTGTTCTTGTGGAATGTGCATTCCACTCCACTGAAGGAGGCGTAAGCGAGTCAGTAAATAACGACAGATCGTCTCCGTTTGGACAGACTGTCGAATTTGTCTTCAGAAATGGTGTACTGATATCTACAAATCACGACAGGGATGTCGTCTGTCACTGTAAATTGGAGAGTTTTTGCCTTTCTTCTCTAATGGAGTTAATGTTATCTGCCAAGCAGTTGCCCAGGTGCCCAGGTGAGAAGATGTTGGGGCTTGGCAGCATAGAAGTAGCCTCTCTACTCTGTTCACTGGTGAAATGTTACTTATGA
- the LOC104448489 gene encoding homeobox-leucine zipper protein ATHB-52-like, whose protein sequence is MEFFHAQHPHPKPKQKQQQPSLSPSKQVRTKRLAPDQVRLLDRSFASHKKLDPDRKLQLAAELGIPPRQVAIWYQNRRARWRTQTLELDCGALKLELEDVLAERRKLEQEVASLRQELERAWEMLDTACGKGQNHREGSNGAAPEVPMSRLCNEGEVNWCQWDDGNKVLPMEDGDDDDLYACWMLTNGGSRLD, encoded by the coding sequence ATGGAGTTTTTCCATGCTCAACATCCTCACCCGAAGCCAAAACAGAAGCAGCAACAGCCCTCCTTGTCGCCGTCCAAACAGGTCAGGACAAAGAGGCTCGCTCCCGACCAAGTGAGGCTCCTGGATCGGAGCTTCGCCTCCCACAAGAAGCTTGACCCGGACCGCAAGCTCCAGCTCGCGGCCGAGCTAGGCATCCCGCCTCGGCAGGTCGCCATCTGGTACCAGAACCGGCGCGCCCGATGGCGGACACAGACCCTCGAGCTCGACTGTGGCGCCctcaagctcgagctcgaggACGTGCTGGCTGAGAGGCGGAAGCTCGAGCAGGAGGTCGCGTCGCTCCGCCAGGAGCTCGAGAGGGCTTGGGAGATGCTCGACACCGCTTGTGGCAAAGGCCAGAACCACAGAGAGGGCAGCAACGGCGCCGCTCCCGAGGTTCCGATGAGCCGTCTGTGCAATGAGGGCGAGGTGAATTGGTGCCAATGGGACGATGGCAATAAGGTCTTGCCAATGGAGGATGGCGACGACGACGATCTCTATGCCTGTTGGATGTTGACTAATGGCGGGTCGCGCCTGGATTGA
- the LOC104448494 gene encoding uncharacterized protein LOC104448494 produces MARPSLRAPRRRRRPAAVEEPPEGPVELPPSAPSIFASTDDPTPLQVATSLLLTGAISVFLFRAVRRRAKRAKELKFRSSGAKKTLKDEALDSLKAMGTTSIPAKGPPSPAQALLGGIAAGVIALILYKFATTVEASLNRQTLSENFSVRQITVTVRTIVNGICYLATFVFGINSIGLFLYSGQLAINSFSEESSSREMNKSDGQLSSAESLTDAPKTNDSEGSDKTDSTP; encoded by the exons ATGGCTCGCCCGAGCCTCCGagccccccgccgccgccgccgccccgccgccgtcGAAGAGCCGCCGGAGGGTCCCGTCGAGCTCCCTCCCTCGGCGCCTTCGATATTCGCGTCCACCGACGACCCCACTCCCCTCCAGGTGGCCACTAGCCTTCTTCTCACCGGAGCCATCTCCGTCTTCCTCTTCCGCGCCGTTCGACGTCGCGCCAAGCGTGCCAAGGAGCTG AAATTCAGGTCTTCAGGAGCAAAGAAGACGCTGAAAGACGAGGCCTTGGATAGCTTGAAGGCAATGGGGACGACCTCCATTCCTGCTAAGGGGCCGCCTTCACCTGCACAGGCACTGCTAGGTGGAATCGCGGCTGGTGTCATTGCTCTCATCCTATACAAGTTCGCCACCACCGTCGAGGCATCCCTCAACCGGCAGACGCTTTCTGAAAATTTCTCC GTAAGGCAGATAACAGTAACCGTAAG GACAATTGTGAATGGGATATGCTACCTTGCGACATTTGTATTTGGTATCAACTCCATCGGCCTATTTCTGTATTCGGGTCAACTTGCCATAAACTCCTTCTCAGAAGAATCTTCAAGCAGAGAAATGAACAAAAGTGATGGCCAATTATCGTCAGCAGAGAGTCTTACAGATGCTCCTAAAACAAATGACAGTGAAGGCAGTGATAAAACAGATAGCACACCATGA